A genomic segment from Lignipirellula cremea encodes:
- a CDS encoding Eco57I restriction-modification methylase domain-containing protein produces the protein MKLIGNVSADKIRGGYYTSDRLVDWTLRRVVKLAGGMPGAWLEPSAGDGAFLRGLDRLQRGERNANGRVTAIELLAEEAAKCSAVMAAARIEGDVIHGSFFDWASESDELFDALVGNPPYVRYQFVNAADRAHAERLMRELGLELKGVSNLWIPFALAGMYKLKPSAPFALVLPSELFSTVSGGQFRQMLVRDFASLRLDLFPRDAFPDILQDVVVVSGVRAKQSRERRQITFCEHHAAEEVAWKHTVEASPQSWLRHLLTEAEVAAFEEACHLTDVCSMSAVARIEVSIVTGANPFFTIDDATREKYALHAWTRPLLARTADCPGLTFTEPDHDQARQQGSRAWILDFSAERPDPTKHVQARAYLAGGEAERLQDRFKCRIREPWYRVPQIRSGRLLLSKRAHLYHRLILNNADVFTTDTIYRGQMLPHFADRAEDLVAGFQNSLTLLSSEIEGRTYGGGVLELVPSEAARLRVPLVRMVNLLPRLDQLSRTHGGQKDASGAILETTDAALAKQLPGYANLLPLLRSARQRLHDRRMATQQLRTKN, from the coding sequence ATGAAATTGATTGGCAATGTCTCGGCGGACAAGATTCGAGGGGGCTACTATACGTCCGATCGTCTGGTGGATTGGACGTTGCGGCGGGTGGTCAAGCTGGCGGGCGGCATGCCGGGGGCGTGGCTGGAGCCGTCGGCCGGCGATGGGGCGTTTCTGCGCGGTCTGGACCGGCTGCAGCGCGGGGAACGGAACGCGAATGGTCGCGTTACGGCGATTGAACTGCTGGCGGAAGAGGCGGCCAAATGCTCGGCCGTAATGGCGGCGGCCCGGATTGAAGGGGACGTGATCCACGGGAGTTTTTTCGACTGGGCGAGCGAATCGGACGAGCTGTTCGACGCGCTGGTCGGCAATCCGCCTTACGTCCGTTATCAGTTTGTGAACGCGGCGGATCGGGCGCATGCCGAGCGGCTGATGCGGGAACTGGGGCTGGAGCTCAAAGGGGTTTCCAACCTGTGGATTCCTTTTGCCCTCGCCGGCATGTACAAGCTCAAGCCGTCGGCGCCGTTCGCCCTGGTGCTGCCGAGTGAGCTGTTTTCCACCGTGTCGGGCGGTCAGTTCCGCCAGATGCTGGTGCGCGACTTTGCTTCGCTGCGACTGGATCTTTTCCCACGCGACGCCTTTCCCGACATCCTGCAGGATGTGGTCGTGGTCAGCGGCGTAAGAGCGAAGCAGTCGCGGGAGCGCAGGCAAATCACGTTCTGCGAACATCACGCTGCAGAGGAGGTTGCCTGGAAGCATACGGTCGAAGCCTCGCCCCAGTCCTGGCTGCGGCATCTGCTGACCGAGGCGGAAGTCGCCGCTTTTGAGGAAGCTTGCCACCTGACGGACGTATGCAGCATGTCCGCCGTCGCGCGGATCGAGGTTTCGATCGTCACCGGCGCGAATCCGTTTTTCACCATTGATGACGCGACGCGGGAGAAGTACGCCTTGCATGCCTGGACGCGTCCTTTGCTGGCCCGCACGGCCGACTGTCCGGGCCTGACCTTTACGGAGCCGGACCATGATCAGGCCAGGCAACAGGGCAGCCGCGCCTGGATCCTCGATTTCTCGGCCGAACGTCCCGACCCGACAAAGCACGTGCAGGCCCGGGCGTATCTGGCCGGCGGCGAAGCAGAGCGTCTGCAGGATCGTTTCAAGTGCCGGATCCGGGAGCCCTGGTATCGCGTGCCGCAGATCCGGTCTGGCCGATTGCTGCTGTCAAAGCGGGCGCACCTTTATCATCGCCTGATTCTGAACAACGCCGACGTGTTCACCACCGACACCATTTATCGCGGCCAGATGTTGCCGCACTTCGCCGACCGGGCTGAAGACCTGGTCGCCGGTTTTCAGAACTCGCTCACGCTCCTTTCGTCAGAAATCGAAGGGCGAACCTACGGCGGCGGGGTGCTGGAACTGGTTCCTTCCGAGGCGGCCCGACTGCGGGTTCCCCTGGTTCGCATGGTCAACCTCCTGCCCCGGCTGGACCAGCTGAGCCGGACGCACGGTGGGCAGAAAGACGCCTCCGGCGCCATCCTGGAAACAACCGACGCCGCCCTGGCAAAACAGCTCCCCGGCTACGCAAACCTGCTCCCGCTGTTACGCTCCGCCCGCCAGCGACTCCACGACCGCCGCATGGCAACGCAACAACTAAGAACTAAGAACTAA
- a CDS encoding ATP-grasp domain-containing protein, translating to MIEKVFVQAEAGVPVDEAFHKAWHGFRKRRIPCDLVEEQTLLDGSLPLTRQTLVAGAIRVVEQAITQIGMRPPTANNLPEELRAYFGRRIQKTDLGQVRKQWRSQVSQEACFLKPLDKNKAFPAIALFDADDLRGLDRFADDTRVIVSEYVVFESEWRAFVVQGEVVGLAHYQGDFFQYPDRDTLLSAIRDFHQAPAGYGIDFGVLSGGRTVLIEANDGYSLGSYSLNSVDYSRLLEARWEELAA from the coding sequence ATGATTGAGAAAGTATTCGTCCAGGCAGAAGCCGGCGTGCCGGTCGACGAGGCATTTCACAAGGCCTGGCATGGCTTTCGCAAACGTCGCATTCCGTGCGACCTGGTGGAGGAGCAAACGCTGCTCGATGGCTCCTTGCCGCTGACGCGACAGACGCTGGTGGCGGGGGCGATTCGCGTGGTGGAGCAGGCAATCACACAGATTGGCATGCGACCGCCGACGGCCAACAACCTGCCGGAAGAACTGCGCGCTTATTTTGGGCGCCGCATTCAAAAGACCGATCTCGGCCAGGTAAGAAAGCAGTGGCGAAGCCAGGTGAGCCAGGAGGCGTGTTTTCTGAAACCGCTCGACAAGAACAAAGCCTTTCCCGCGATCGCCCTGTTTGACGCCGACGATCTGCGGGGACTGGATCGCTTTGCCGACGACACCCGGGTGATCGTCTCTGAATATGTCGTCTTTGAATCGGAATGGCGGGCGTTTGTCGTGCAGGGCGAGGTCGTCGGGCTGGCCCATTACCAGGGCGACTTCTTCCAGTATCCGGACCGCGACACGCTGCTCTCCGCCATCCGCGATTTTCACCAGGCGCCGGCTGGGTACGGCATCGACTTTGGCGTTCTGTCGGGCGGCCGAACGGTGCTGATCGAAGCAAACGACGGTTACTCGCTGGGCTCTTACAGCTTGAACTCCGTCGACTACTCCCGTCTGCTGGAAGCCCGCTGGGAGGAACTGGCGGCGTGA
- a CDS encoding tetratricopeptide repeat protein, with the protein MIQNTRILCVMLILLGLVSASCSKKTESGDTASNPESPGDPPKVGESQHAGAEWDAVMTQGNDYLKSAQYERAAVLYKKSIEIAKENVGADHPAYATSLNNLGVVYFVQGKNSEALALYKQSLKIREQTLGPDHPDLANSLVNLGALYMISGDFLLAEPLVKRGLAIRERAYGLDHLQVASDTRILGGIYMFQRRTAEAETLYKRALAIRTAALGPDDPGVAESLRDLSFVCLRKKQNAEAESLAQQALAINEKALAPDHPDVGTSLVTLANVYTAEEKYAEAEPLVERALAIFEQIYGSQHVETGNRLSELAEVRSKQKKFAEAEPLFQQSLTIYEQAEGAQGPRIATNLKRQADHYRAQEDLDKAEPLYQRVLAMYETDPDMEDANEELSLTTLASSLESLAGIYRMTERAEQAVELEQRAARLRKRLE; encoded by the coding sequence GTGATCCAAAATACCCGCATTTTGTGCGTCATGTTGATCTTGCTGGGTCTGGTCTCGGCCTCCTGCTCGAAGAAGACCGAGTCGGGCGATACCGCCAGTAACCCAGAATCGCCTGGCGATCCGCCGAAAGTGGGCGAGTCGCAGCACGCCGGCGCTGAATGGGACGCAGTCATGACGCAGGGCAACGATTACCTGAAGTCCGCCCAGTATGAACGGGCGGCGGTGCTGTACAAGAAATCCATCGAAATCGCCAAAGAGAATGTCGGCGCTGATCACCCCGCTTACGCCACCAGTTTGAACAACCTGGGGGTGGTCTACTTCGTGCAAGGCAAGAACTCCGAGGCATTGGCGCTCTACAAGCAGTCTCTGAAGATTCGTGAACAGACCCTCGGTCCTGATCACCCTGACCTGGCCAACAGTCTGGTCAATCTTGGCGCACTCTACATGATCAGCGGAGATTTCTTGCTGGCGGAACCGCTCGTCAAGCGTGGGTTGGCGATTCGTGAGCGGGCATACGGTCTCGATCACCTTCAGGTCGCCTCTGATACGCGCATCCTGGGCGGCATCTACATGTTCCAGCGCCGTACTGCGGAAGCCGAGACCTTATACAAGCGAGCGTTAGCGATTCGCACCGCGGCGCTGGGACCCGATGACCCGGGTGTGGCCGAAAGTCTGCGAGACCTGTCCTTCGTCTGCCTGCGCAAGAAACAGAACGCGGAGGCCGAATCGCTCGCCCAGCAAGCGTTGGCGATCAACGAGAAAGCCCTCGCCCCCGATCACCCCGATGTGGGCACTAGTCTGGTCACCCTGGCCAATGTCTACACAGCAGAAGAAAAGTATGCGGAAGCGGAGCCGCTCGTGGAACGGGCCTTGGCGATTTTCGAACAGATCTACGGTTCCCAGCATGTCGAAACTGGGAATCGACTTAGCGAACTCGCCGAAGTTCGCAGCAAGCAAAAGAAATTTGCGGAGGCCGAGCCGCTGTTCCAGCAATCGCTAACGATTTATGAACAAGCGGAGGGCGCCCAGGGCCCCAGGATCGCCACGAACTTGAAACGCCAGGCCGACCACTATCGAGCGCAAGAAGACCTGGACAAAGCCGAACCGCTCTACCAGCGAGTGCTCGCGATGTATGAAACCGATCCCGACATGGAGGATGCCAACGAAGAATTGAGCCTCACCACTTTGGCTTCCAGCCTGGAGAGTCTGGCCGGCATCTATCGCATGACGGAACGAGCCGAACAAGCAGTGGAACTGGAGCAAAGGGCCGCGCGTCTGCGGAAACGCCTGGAATAG
- a CDS encoding DUF1501 domain-containing protein has product MTQFLRLPQTRRGWMATASAGAASLALATLAADDAAAAPGLFAPKGTHFEPRAKRVIWLFMHGGPSHVDLFDPKPDLLKYAGQPLPESFGAVDTRRNVARNALLAPVAPFRKSGSSGLPLTEMMPHLAEMADELCMIRSLHGDSVNHPQSVYQMNTGSILMGRPAFGSWLAYGMGSENQNLPAFVVLPDPGGGVKGGPPAWGNGFLPAAYQGTPMRPKAPALLHLKPPGSLSRDRQRATLDLVQAINRDHLQQRNDDDELAARIEAYELAFRMQTAAPELVDLSGETAETLSLYGVDQSATQEFGARCLLARRMIERGVRCVQLYSGDTNGWDAHNDVRKNHQTYCERTDKPVAGLLLDLKRRGLLEDTLVIWGGEFGRMPMSEQGTGRDHNPWGYSVWLAGGGVKRGFAYGATDAVGLRATEQKVSVRDFHATLLHLLGMDHNRLTYEHNGLDQRLTGPDEAHPVKDLLA; this is encoded by the coding sequence ATGACCCAGTTTCTGCGACTTCCCCAGACGCGTCGCGGCTGGATGGCGACGGCCAGTGCGGGCGCTGCGTCGCTAGCGCTGGCGACGCTCGCCGCGGACGATGCGGCGGCGGCTCCGGGTTTGTTCGCACCGAAGGGAACGCACTTTGAACCGCGGGCAAAACGGGTTATCTGGCTGTTCATGCATGGCGGGCCCAGTCATGTCGATCTGTTCGACCCCAAGCCCGATCTGCTCAAGTATGCAGGGCAGCCGTTGCCGGAAAGTTTTGGCGCGGTCGATACCCGGCGGAATGTCGCCCGGAACGCGTTGCTGGCTCCGGTGGCTCCCTTTCGGAAGAGTGGTTCCAGTGGGCTGCCGCTGACCGAGATGATGCCGCATCTGGCGGAAATGGCCGACGAGCTGTGCATGATTCGCAGCCTGCATGGCGACAGCGTGAACCACCCGCAGTCGGTCTACCAGATGAACACCGGCAGCATTTTGATGGGCCGGCCTGCCTTTGGCAGCTGGCTGGCGTATGGCATGGGGTCGGAGAACCAGAACCTGCCGGCCTTTGTGGTGCTGCCTGATCCAGGAGGCGGCGTCAAAGGCGGTCCGCCAGCCTGGGGGAACGGTTTTTTGCCGGCCGCTTACCAGGGCACGCCGATGCGGCCCAAGGCGCCGGCCCTGCTGCATTTGAAACCGCCAGGCAGTCTGTCGCGAGACAGGCAACGCGCCACGCTCGATCTGGTCCAGGCGATTAACCGCGACCATCTGCAGCAGCGGAACGACGACGATGAACTGGCGGCGCGCATTGAAGCGTACGAGCTGGCCTTTCGTATGCAGACGGCCGCGCCGGAGCTGGTCGATCTCAGCGGCGAAACGGCCGAAACGCTGTCCCTGTATGGCGTCGACCAGAGCGCAACGCAGGAGTTTGGCGCCCGCTGCCTGCTGGCCCGCCGCATGATCGAACGGGGCGTCCGCTGCGTGCAGTTGTACTCAGGCGACACTAACGGCTGGGACGCGCATAACGACGTCCGCAAGAACCATCAAACGTACTGCGAGCGCACCGACAAGCCGGTCGCCGGCCTGCTGCTCGACTTGAAACGGCGGGGCCTGCTCGAAGATACGCTGGTCATCTGGGGCGGCGAGTTTGGCCGTATGCCGATGAGCGAACAGGGCACGGGCCGCGATCATAACCCGTGGGGCTATTCCGTCTGGCTGGCGGGCGGCGGCGTGAAACGCGGCTTTGCTTACGGAGCGACCGACGCCGTGGGACTCAGAGCGACCGAACAAAAGGTTTCCGTCCGCGACTTCCACGCCACCCTGCTGCACCTGCTGGGGATGGATCATAATCGTCTCACGTATGAACATAACGGTCTGGATCAGCGACTCACGGGCCCCGATGAAGCCCATCCGGTAAAGGATCTTCTGGCATGA
- a CDS encoding sialate O-acetylesterase yields the protein MATGKSLSILLSVVLAATFAQPAFAQLKEKQTKRAAIVFMVAGQSNAGGCGVFGQKEEERPVWGKDRDFPRGSTADAVGLPTNAADYTHSYIWMPDAGFERFDPWVNTRPPKRDARVHGMELPVLHELEERFPDNDLYVIKYGPSGRNLYKDWNPEQENSHYALWLDWCNRGMTQLNKEYPEVRVVGMYWDQGESDKKKADEYHANLKNFIAVFRKDSGIPDLKVFVRKHIYDFQNVEVLADAQKRVCDEDKQCYLLDIDLGDPAKNFETWSYQPNNIHLSSKGFAELTRQLFEKILDDATVDSFSLYSPR from the coding sequence ATGGCGACAGGAAAAAGTCTATCGATCCTTTTGAGTGTCGTGCTGGCGGCGACATTCGCCCAACCGGCCTTCGCCCAGTTGAAAGAGAAGCAGACCAAACGGGCGGCCATCGTGTTCATGGTGGCCGGCCAGTCGAACGCGGGCGGCTGCGGCGTCTTTGGGCAAAAAGAAGAGGAACGGCCCGTCTGGGGCAAGGACCGCGACTTTCCACGGGGATCGACCGCCGACGCCGTCGGCTTGCCAACCAATGCGGCCGACTATACCCACAGCTACATCTGGATGCCCGATGCGGGCTTTGAACGGTTTGATCCCTGGGTCAATACGCGTCCGCCCAAACGGGACGCCCGGGTGCATGGCATGGAGCTTCCCGTTCTGCATGAACTGGAAGAGCGTTTCCCCGACAACGACCTGTATGTCATCAAATACGGGCCCAGCGGCAGGAATCTCTACAAGGACTGGAACCCCGAACAGGAGAACAGCCATTACGCCCTCTGGCTCGACTGGTGCAACCGAGGGATGACCCAGCTGAACAAAGAATATCCCGAAGTTCGCGTGGTAGGCATGTACTGGGACCAGGGCGAGTCCGACAAGAAAAAGGCGGACGAGTACCATGCCAATCTCAAGAACTTTATCGCTGTGTTTCGCAAAGATTCAGGGATTCCCGACCTGAAAGTTTTTGTCCGCAAGCACATTTATGACTTCCAGAATGTCGAAGTGCTGGCTGACGCCCAGAAGAGAGTGTGCGACGAAGACAAGCAGTGCTATCTGCTGGATATCGACCTGGGCGATCCGGCGAAGAATTTTGAAACCTGGTCCTATCAGCCCAACAACATTCATTTGAGCAGCAAAGGTTTTGCCGAACTCACCAGGCAGCTGTTTGAGAAAATCCTGGACGACGCCACGGTCGATTCCTTTTCTCTCTACTCGCCCCGCTGA
- a CDS encoding alpha/beta hydrolase, protein MLSLRVALLLLFLAPCLSAAEPAPIRRLLPPAGIALEPAVEADLSARVAALRQRCDQLADQPLLPDAEIFVKAVELALEHREFYKPTDVQLARQQLDLAEERLSQLEQNKSPWRQAQGLVVRGYRSEIDDSAQPYGLEIPADLPAGKPVPLYVWLHGRGDKSTDLHFIQGRLTKAGQIHPQGAIVVHPFGRQCIGFKSAGEVDVLDVVAHVRQQYSIDPQRIVLMGFSMGGAGCWHLGAHYADHWVAMSPGAGFAETAQYTHLQPADYPPSYEQKLWGLYDVPDYVRNLLNLPVIAYSGEEDRQIQAAQVMEKAFASQGEKLTHLLGPGMGHRYHPDTLAEILRRIDTAVQTGLDPHPKQVHLQTRTLRYSQMFWVQALGLGEHWKDARIDAEYDDAGQLTLATQNITALRITLPAAKANGRILIDGQQLMAKRSAQDDLRLALQGDRWVDVSQTKEQPTLAKRPGLQGPIDDIFMEPFLVVLPTGKSHSAEIDAWVQAEVQHLQSRWRALFRGELPMKKDTDITDEDIAQRHLLLFGDPSSNQLIARLQDGLPITFTDDHLTVGQEQFSRGVHLPALIYPNPLNRSKYVVLNSGPTFREDHDRTNSLQNPKLPDWAILDLRQPPSGSAPARIAAAGFFDELWQWKPVSE, encoded by the coding sequence ATGCTGAGTCTGCGTGTTGCCCTGCTCCTCCTGTTTCTGGCTCCCTGCCTGTCGGCCGCCGAGCCCGCTCCGATCCGGCGACTGCTGCCGCCGGCCGGGATCGCCCTGGAACCCGCAGTCGAGGCGGACCTGTCCGCTCGCGTCGCCGCGCTTCGCCAGCGGTGCGACCAGCTCGCCGATCAGCCGCTGCTGCCCGACGCCGAAATCTTTGTCAAAGCAGTCGAGCTGGCCCTGGAACACCGCGAGTTCTACAAGCCGACCGACGTCCAGCTGGCCCGACAGCAACTCGACCTGGCCGAAGAACGCCTGAGCCAACTGGAACAAAACAAGTCGCCCTGGCGCCAGGCCCAGGGGCTGGTCGTCCGCGGGTATCGTAGCGAAATCGACGACTCGGCCCAGCCGTACGGCCTGGAGATCCCCGCCGATCTGCCGGCCGGCAAGCCGGTTCCCTTGTATGTCTGGCTGCACGGCCGCGGCGATAAATCGACCGACCTGCACTTTATCCAGGGACGTCTGACCAAGGCCGGACAGATTCATCCGCAGGGCGCCATTGTCGTCCATCCCTTCGGACGCCAGTGCATCGGCTTCAAGTCGGCCGGCGAAGTCGACGTGCTTGATGTCGTCGCCCATGTCCGTCAGCAATATTCCATCGACCCGCAACGCATCGTGCTGATGGGCTTCTCTATGGGTGGAGCCGGTTGCTGGCACCTGGGCGCGCACTACGCGGACCACTGGGTCGCCATGAGCCCCGGCGCCGGCTTTGCCGAAACGGCCCAGTACACCCACCTGCAGCCGGCCGACTATCCGCCGTCTTACGAACAGAAATTGTGGGGCCTGTACGATGTGCCCGATTATGTTCGCAACCTGCTGAACCTGCCGGTGATCGCCTACAGCGGCGAAGAAGATCGCCAGATCCAGGCCGCCCAGGTGATGGAAAAAGCGTTCGCATCGCAAGGCGAAAAGCTGACGCATCTGCTCGGTCCCGGCATGGGTCATCGCTACCATCCCGACACACTGGCCGAGATCCTGCGGCGAATCGACACGGCCGTGCAAACGGGGCTGGATCCGCACCCGAAACAGGTTCACCTGCAGACCCGCACGCTGCGTTACTCCCAGATGTTCTGGGTCCAGGCGCTCGGCCTGGGCGAGCACTGGAAGGACGCCCGGATCGATGCCGAGTACGACGACGCCGGCCAGCTGACGCTCGCCACGCAGAACATCACCGCCCTGCGAATCACGCTGCCCGCCGCCAAGGCGAACGGCCGCATCCTGATCGACGGCCAGCAGCTGATGGCCAAACGTTCCGCCCAGGATGACCTGCGGCTGGCCCTGCAGGGCGATCGCTGGGTGGATGTTTCCCAGACGAAAGAGCAGCCGACCCTGGCCAAGCGCCCCGGGCTGCAGGGCCCGATCGACGATATCTTTATGGAACCGTTTCTGGTAGTCCTGCCGACCGGCAAGTCCCACTCGGCCGAGATCGACGCCTGGGTGCAGGCCGAAGTGCAGCACCTGCAGTCCCGCTGGCGAGCCCTGTTCCGCGGCGAACTGCCGATGAAGAAAGACACCGACATCACCGACGAAGATATCGCCCAGCGTCATCTGCTGCTGTTCGGCGATCCGTCCTCGAACCAGTTGATCGCCCGGCTGCAGGACGGGCTGCCGATCACGTTTACCGACGATCACCTGACTGTCGGCCAGGAACAGTTCTCCCGCGGCGTGCATCTGCCGGCCCTGATTTACCCCAACCCGCTGAACCGCAGCAAGTACGTGGTGCTGAACAGCGGCCCGACCTTCCGCGAGGACCACGACCGGACGAACTCCCTGCAGAACCCCAAGCTGCCGGACTGGGCCATCCTCGATCTCCGCCAGCCCCCCAGCGGTTCGGCCCCCGCCCGCATCGCCGCCGCCGGCTTCTTCGACGAACTCTGGCAATGGAAGCCGGTTAGCGAATGA